The genomic stretch tgagacaTGGTCATGCGATGCTGTCTTGGAttgaacatcaactattttCTTCCTGATACTTTCagttttatcagtgaagaagtCCTAACTACCAAACTGTGATGGAATAATGTTTTCAGATAGCtgagtttttttaatgttaatctaATCACTGTGCTAGATATGATTGCAAccttttgatatctcaaacaccattGCCATGGCATTATGTCaaagtttaattttattaaaggcatatttaaggcttttggcgtgcttagattaacttgaaatttgacacatacatcacatttgtcggctgttaagtgtggacaaaaaggtcagacaaaggtgtgtctcttaagtggctcattAGCGCCCGTTTGTCTAAAACGTGTGACTGTTtgtcatttacctacagtccccaaatgggtcagtaacaacataaaatagtccactgatatttacccacttcatgcacttgcccaccgtgcattgttttctggggggcaccgtatagcgataaaataaacgtgcgagggcccgccatcgctgcttgcagctatatttgtatttgttttttctctttctttcatgctaCTCTTACATTTGTTGCTGACCAGCTCCAACTACAACATCAAGTGAGAAAATATCCTTTCATAAAGCTATTCCCCATCAAATTGTCTGTCAAATTGTACATGGTTAATGTACACATTTGTTGTTCCAAACATTTGGAGGTTTTACTGAATGCACACTAAATACTGTACTAGGTAGCTATACAAAAGATTCATGAGTCATGTGAGtcgttattttttattgtaggcaaaataaacagtttaatttttgtgtgtatgtgatttgtAATAAAAGTAGATTATGTTCATAAAGAAAGTGAATTTATTTGGTAACatttatgaaaaatgaaaattaatatcTACATAATTGTGAAtgtcaaacagaaaaaaatataatacatatccttaaataaaatactagACATATAAGATTTTactgtctgtaaaaaaaacattaactgaCTTTGTCAGTGAGagatgttttggtgctactgtGGAATCAATAATAACGCTGGTGTTATTTCTGGACATCCGTGCAGGGACGTGGTCGCTCCAGGACCGAGATGTAGCAGTTGGACATCTCAAACCAATCAAGGCTGCGTGTCTCTCCAAACTGAAATACCAACAGATACAGTTAGCCCTCAATTGGAATCAATTCTTCTAAACTACTGGAATATGGATGATATAATGGTAATGATTCAGATAGGTTTTGGAATATTTTAGCAGAACCAAATCATTTGGTTCATCAGATGGATGTTAATTGAACTCTATGACTTTTCTGCAATTTAAGAAACTTAGAAGTAGAAGTTTACTTACAATGGTGATGAAGTCATTGTCCGGACTTTTTCTCACGTATTTAATCGCAACCTGcacatatatacaaaacatttatattgttattgtaaaacatgaaaaaagaacaaatcataATTTGTACACAGTTGCgatcagaaataaacagaaactttTCACATTAGGGGAATAAAGTATCGACTCGCTTAGCCTTGTACTCAAATTTTACCAACATTTTGCTACAAGTCTGACTTTGCAGACGACTGGCAACAACTAATACAATTTATTCATGTTGACAGGACACACAAATGGATTAAGCAATTGATGAAGATTAAACAATCAAATGAATTGCAGTGGTTTCAGTGACATTGTTCAGTTAGTAAACTGTTTCctaaaaaatatgatttttcattctgctgtttttctttgcCCCAGACAATCAGGCAAGTGCTATTATTTAACCCTGTGATTGTACCACAGGGACATAGATAATATTTAATGCTTTATGATTCCTGCATTCTGATGCTTAGTGTAAATTAACTGTAGATGTCGTGTGCAGTTAAATGACCTGCTTAGCATCCGCATTACGATATCCTGCACAGACTGTCCCGTAGCCTCCTTCACCCAACATATCTCCAGGAGTGTACAGTGACTCAAACACCTctgttaaacacacagacaataattCAAATCaagctgaaataagaaaatgcacAGTAACTTTTTACTGAGTTATACGTTCACTAGGAACACATTACAGCTACATTTCTGTAAATGCTAGATTTTAACATACCCCATGGTGTAATTTGGCTCTCCAGAAGAGGAAGCTGGTCCTAGACAAAGAAAATAGCATTGTACatgtacataataaataataaaaagtgtgaTAAATATGATTAGTATAAAATAGTATCATATTGGATGTGCCTAATATTTGACTGCATGCAATGCAAGCACTTGATTACTAACAGATGACATCAGATGacagaaattaattaaatatatacagccTTCACTTTATTATAGATACTGCAAAAAGGTCTACAATTATTCAATTAACAAGTTCTACATATTTGTTAGTATTACTCTGAGTTTTGAGCTTATGATTTATATAGCTGCAGATTTCTTTGTGTTAATGGGATTTAATTTTTACTCAGATTATTTCCTTGAAAACTATTTCATAATAGATAAAaactgaaattttatttttaatctctatgtaattgtatttgtgtaatcTAATATAATTAATGCACAGCAATCTCTGTTACAGAGCAGTACAAGTCATGTAATCTGGACTATTATAGCATGTTTTAACTCGATATATTCAGGTCTATTTTCTTCTCACTGTCTCACCTTGACTTCCTTCTGaggttcctcaaaccattcgtGGCTGAGGATTTCCTCGAACGTGGGACGAACGTAAGGATGTCTGTGTAGACACCACAAGATCAGATCACGGCAACCTGTGTGTAGTGATGAGAGAGATCTTTAGTTAGAAATTGTAGATAAAAGATTTCAATTCTGAAAATCAGTCGATATGATTCATTTATAGTGTAAAGCAGGTTTTCCAGCGTTACTATACATGTCTAAACTTGATGGGTTTTGATTTTCTCACCTCGAGACAAGCCGGGAGTGAATACCATGTTCCGATCAATGATGTCATCCTCACAACTGAAGGGCAGGTGTCCACACACCATGTCAAACAGAACAACTCCCAGGCTCCAGATGGTAGCAGGAACACCCAAATATAGTTCCTCACATAACCACTCAGGTGGGCAGTACGCCCAAGTTCCTGTGTAAAAAAGAGAGTAGGAGCACCATCAGCAACATGACAAAAATGGTTCTTTGCTGCATTTCTATCCAATACCTGTTACATGCTTACCTGCAAAACATTTGTAGGGGGTGTCCTGCAGCAAACACCCACAGCCAAAGTCTATCAGCTTTAGCTCCAGCGTTTCTGTGTTGATGAGAATATTCTCTGCCTTGATGTCACGGTGCAGGACACCATGCTCATTGCAATGGCGAGCAGCCTGTACCAACTGACGCATGATTTGTTTCACCAGTGTTTCTGACAGTCGACAATTGTGACCATTCAGGAACTGACGGAGGTCTGTGCAGGGGCTGGGTCTTTCCAAAACCAAGATGTAGCTGTCTGACATGTTGAACCACTCAAACAGCTCCAACACTTTCTCACATCGAGATGGCTTGGACACCATTTCCATCAGTGCAACCTCCAGAGGAAGGCTTTGTGTCTCTCCAGGCTTAAAATATGAACAGATACACAGCATGAGTGTACCGTGATTACCCCTAAATTATAGCAAATAGAAACGTTACGGGAGAAAGGCTTGGATTAGAACTGACTCAGGTATCTATTATGGATCATTCATTATTATGTTACCAGAAACAATTTAATTTACACATAATTCTATACATAATTATGTGCAATATCTAAGAAAGAAATTAAGTTACTTACAAAGGTGATGAAAACGTCATTCGTCGTCTTGCCCACATGTTTAATGGCAACCTGTtcacatatacaatatataattacatttttataaagaaCCTTAAAAAGACATATACAGTCCACAAGTTGTGATGCATTGTGTTGATTAGTGTAAATTGGCTGTAGACGTGCAGTCCTGTTACCTGTTTACCGTCTGCCTTACGGACTCCTGCACGGACACTCCCGTAGCCTCCTTTACCCAGCAGCTCTCCAGTAGTGTACTGGGACTCAAACACCTctgttaaacaaatacacaagcaTTCAGTAACAAATAAGAAGTGTGTTGTCATGTCAATGTCCCAGAGGTCGGTAAGGTACCTTATAAATGAGTACctgcaaaaacacattttatccaTCCAGTCTTATCAAGAGAACTCTTGAGTAACATATTTACAACTTTCACATTTAAACTTGCAAACATTGCATAATTACTGTCTCTTAACCTTTCAGAGGTTTTGAAAAATCAGTCTGAACTAATCTTTTCAGCTCTGATCACTTCTGTGTTTTACCCAAAAACTAATGTAGGTTTTATGTAAACATGACCATATTAGATATAAACTTTTTAATAAACCATTATATGGTGCAAGTATATAAAATGATTAGACTATTTTAACATATTAAAGATTTGACAGATTTGTGCTCCAAACCATTACTGTACTTTAAatcattactgtacattccTTGCTAGAtgatttttaaaggttttttgtCCAAATGGTAGATGAACATACCCCATGGTGTAACGTGGCATTCCTCATGTGGATGCTGGAGAGTTATCACCGCACTAGTCATTAGGCTACCTTTTGGTGTCATCAGTATAATCTCTTCATCTGCGTACAGTTGACGAGGACTTTGCAGCCAATCTGGTTCTTTTACTATCCCTTGGTGTAGCGTCTCTGACAGCTACAAGGCAATCAGGGGAAGTTAACTGGCtaaatattttgcatataaAATATTGGAACTACTTCACAAATAttgataattaattatatttaccACAATGGTCAGTTCTGTTGTCTTTTTGGAGATTTCTTGTGAAAAGGAAGCAATTGCTGTAGCGATGGTCTTGCAGTACTCAAAGGCTTGGTCGAAAAAGCCAAACTGAAGAAGGAATTGGCACATTAGTGAGCGaaatataaagcaaaaacaatgaCAGATAGTGATGCTGATGTATTAATAAACAAAGGTATAACTAATATAaacacaagattttaaaaagaagaTAACAAAAATGTATACCAGTTTCTTCAGAAGTCTGTAGTTCTTAAACAGGAGCACAGCGACTTCAGCCAGCAGTGTGTTCTGTAGAAGAAACATCTTTAACTTCCATACCTACTCTAGGTACagtataattattcattcatgtgCTTACAATTCAGTCCAATTTTGCATTTTTGTAGATAAAATCTCTTGCTGCTTTTATCATGAATAATTTTGATTAAAAAGTCAAGAcacaatcaaataaaacaattactcCATTTTGGTTGCAACGCAGCTCCCTAAGCTTCCAGAAGAAATAAGCTTCCTTTTGGTTGGGTTCCTCCACATGCTGTAGGCACTCCTGGGATTTTCTCTGGATAAAATGCATCACATCCTCCTTCTGGGTCTGACTGCTGTAATAGATGGATATggattactgtacatacacattgaCCACCttatggcatgtgtgtgtgtgtgtgtgtgtgtgtgtgtgtgtgtgtgtgtgtgtgtgtgtgtgtgtgtgtgtgtgtgtgtgtgtgtgtgtgtgtgtgtgtgtgtgaatctgagagagaaaaaaaggactCACCTTATCAGAGGGCCAGGAAAAGAGATGTTTTCCCCTTCAGGCAGCAGGTAGTTGCCTCTATCCTCTGGTGCCAAACGCTCCAGAGAAGAAGTTCCTCCCATTTTTGATGTAAACTGTTGAAcaccataaatatatttgtttgttaatttatttgctgtttttatatggttaatgttgtgtttaaattattttgtccGCCTCTGAACAAATCCATCAGCCTCGTAGATGATATTCACTTGTGATTTGCATAAATCTGAGactttttcagcttttttcccttctccTCTGCACATGATATGCACCAGTGtccataataaatacatatgagGCGGAACCAAAAAGCGAAACGAGCCGGATTGTCTTTGTGGATTTTACTCAAGAGTAAATCGTCATTTAGGATGAGAAAACCTTTAGAACTAATGTAATATCattgtatttctatttttctactCATTTTCCTGAAAGTTTTACACTTTAGGatgaagaaacatttcaaatcaGTGTAGACATGTCGCAGTCACTCACTATTTCCAGATACTGAATATACTGAATTTACTTATAGACTTCTTACCTTAGCGGACGGAGTTTCCAGCTGTTTTACAACTGAACGATGATCAGTTTCTCTGCTTAAGTCGCAAAACGTCGAAAGATCGCTTTGAAATGTAGAGTTGATGCTCAGATAACTTCTTCTATCAGGTGTTCAAATAATAACATCAGCGTTACTATAGATACCACAGTAGCGCCAAAACATCTGTATCTGACGTCACTGACGTCTCGTTTTAAAAGTAAGTGAACTGAGCATAACCCAGACCGTATTAATGCACACACGCGCTTGTATTCAAAGTGAAATtcattatgtacacacatttTTACTAATATATTAGCTCTTATTTCTAAATGAGTTAGAGGAcctttttcatttaaacttcaATAACGAGCAAGAGTGATAAATTGATTACACTATATGAATAATTATACCTACAAAACATCCTAATTATGTTTATAAAACATCTTAAGAATCAGTAATATTAAGTAGACTGAGAAATTCAGAGCTTTACTAATTAGTGCTCATTATTTAACAGTGTATTTAACACTAAACAAAAAATACGTTTTAGAATTTACTgcactttttaattaaatacttctgttgtatacagtatataaaacatCTCACTTGCCAGAATCAAGTAAAATGTAGTTAATActaaaattgtgtttaaattattttgtccGCATCTGGACAAATCCATCAGCCTCGTAGACAATATAAATCTGAGACTTTTCagcttttttctccttctcctctgcACATGATATGCACCAGTGtccataataaatacatatgagGCAGTCACTCACTATTTCCAGATACTGAATATACTGAATTTACTTATAGACTTCTTACCTTAGCGGACGGAGTTTCCAGCTCTTTTACAACTTAACGATAACTTGATCGGTTTCTCTGCTCAAGTCACAAAACGTCAAAAGATCGCTTTAAAATGTAGAGTTGATGCTCAGATAACTTCTTCTTATATCAGATGTTCAAATAATAACATCAGCGTTACTATAGATTCCACAGTAGCGCCAAAACATCTGTCTCTGACGTCACTGACGTCAcgttttaaaagtaaatatccCAGTGAACTGAGCATAACCCAGACCGTATTAATGCACACACGCACTTGTATTCAAAGTGAAattcattacacacatttttacaaattatatatatatctttatttcAAACTTCAATAACGAGCAAGAGTGATAAATCGATtacactatataaataatatacaaaacatCATTATGTTTATAAAACATCTAACGAATCAGTAATATTAAGTAGACTGAGAAATTCAGAGCTTTACTAATTAGTGCTCATTATTTAACAGTGTATTTAGCGttcaaacactaaacaaaaaatACGTTTTAGAATTTACTgcactttttaattaaatatgtctgctgtatatatatatatatatatatatatatatatatatatatatatatatatatatatatatatatatatatatatatatatataaaacatctcACTTGCCAGAATCAAGTAAAATGTTCTTAAAACTAATATTATCATTCATAAAGCTATTAAGTAACGGTTActtaattatatttaagttgtgagtttaatattattaaaataattaagtaaagtcaattatttttttacagacagTAAAATCAGAATATTATAAAGTCAATCTTATATGTCCAGTATTTTATTTAAGGagatgtattatattttttgtttgacaTTTACAATTATGTAGATgttaattttctcttttcataaatgttacaaaataaatgtaatcactTTCTCTATGAACATAATCTATGCTGCTGCGTTGTACCCTTGCACTGGCATTTGCAGAAAACTAAAGAGAAGATTATAATGCACAGAAATCGAACTTAAACGgtgttattataattttatgatTTAGATTTTCAAAAAGCTACtctactttgttttattttttaagctaGCTGCCTTTTAATTGAGGGCTGTTTTATAACTCGTTTGCAATTGTAGCCTATTAATTTGTGTCTGTTGCCGCGGAAGCGACCTTAGGGCtggcgtgttgtacagtctgttatgctaCGCTACGTTAGGCTATGCTTCACTATGCTAaatatgttatgctatgctaggttatATTGTACAACACGCctgaaatattgtacaacacgcctgaaatattgtacaacacgcctgaatttttttttttggggggggggggggggttgtcttgctgctttcccagttaaatgggagattgtccccacACGAAGCTGCTGCtattccctgactagctttcatggagctcatgaaaaggatggggaattcagaacagagccataccgccaaatgtaaatttaataagcttgcaaataaatttaaatgtcaaagaattgtctttattttgactcaaatGCTCCTGACTGAACTAGCTCAACAGTGCAAGACCTGAGTGTTACTGTATATTAGACGGCaatttgtcttttgaaaatcataccATATTACTAaaattattactaatattactTCTTCCAcctcagaaatattgccaagaAACATCCTAACTTTATCTggtgctgagaagctagttcatgcattcatgatttccagactggactattgcaatgcattactaggtgctTGTCCTGCTTCTTGATCCAGGACAATGACCATAAATGATCATATAAGATATGATTATATAaacccaattttatcatctttacactggctacctgttaaattaaaaaaataatttattacaaactgctgctacttacttACAAGGCTCTAAATGGTTTAGTTCCAGTTTATCTAACCAGTCTTCTAACACACTACAATCCTTCActctctctgagatcacaaatttcaggacttctggtagttcccagaatatcaaaatctactaaagATTGTTTGCCGTAAGTTTCATGCCTGGCTGTCTCAGCATTTAAATTATACTGTTTTAGTTTCTGTCTTTTTGGTCAATAATTGACCAAAATTTACACCTCCGGCATTAGAGCTCTCACAGCAGGGCGAATGGGTGAGGACTGGTCCATTTTTGCAAAATCATAGCTAATACTAAGGCTTGCCCATGGGAGCACCACACCTCTTCACATGTTTAACAGGTTTTCTCTCCTCAGTGAAGCACCTGCTGAGAAACCTGCAAGAGCTCTGGTTATACAGAAGAGACTCAATATTAAGTCATGTGAAATTAGCTAGCAGCACTGTTTAGGTGATTTCTACCAGCCAGGGTGCCGGATATAGCAAGTAATCTTAGGGTCCCTGGCAAGCATACGTTCTCTATGGTTGTTTTCCATGAACGAACTAACGATATACCTGTTTGTCAGTCAGAGGTTGCTAAGAGTAATATTGTAGAGGTGTGAAAATTAGTGCAGGTGATGTTCGATGGTTATGGCCGCTGAACTGCTGGATGACCAGGTGGTGGAGAAAATTTATCcactaaatgagctcatttcaaaTTTGATGCCTGCTACAGTTGATGAACCCCTACTAAATCTAAGATCTAAACAACTGCTGTTCTCAGAGGGTCTCCCACAGTAGACTTATTTGTTGTGGCTACATATTTTAGTATGAAGAACTTTGAATGAGTTGAACATATATCTAGTCTTGCTTGATGTATAGCTTATAATGAATAATTGCGATacctcctcccctgcctgttAAGCATGGCTGATGTATATAACTTTAACCGGGCAGACAAGCTTTATTTAATGCAAGAAACTTTTAGGTTTAATCCATGTCTCTGTTAGACATAGGACACcaaacttctgatcagtaatcattCCATTAACAATAAGTACTTTAGATGcaagagatcttatatttagcagtcctagcttcagatcaaagtgtttgtgagtgtttatgagtgtttatttttgtttagcttgggAAAGAGACACAgtctctacagtatattgtgaaccctgggtgacgaccCAATGTAGCTCGCAGACAGTCAGATtagcctgcttgtctgctccctggcccTCGTTCAGGATTGTCACCAATTTACTCGGCCTGTTCTAATACTATGTGCTATGCTGCAAGAAATGAGAGCGGCACCTTCCCGAGTGGAATGGACACCATCATGTCCTAACAGGCTGGACTTGCCGTCAAAAGTGCTGCAAGTATCTATGAAGCCCACATTGTTTTCAGCACACCACCTGGTCATCCAGCAGTTCGGCGACCATAACCTGCTGTAAGCTATATTGCCACATCACAGCCACAGAGTCATCACCCAATCGCCCTACTGTGAGAGCTTTAATGCCAGAGGTGGGGTTTTTTTAACTCCCCCTAAGGCATCCAGGTTTTCCCCAACAGAAACTACACTACTGTTGCTATCGCTAAACCTCTCTAGCATCCCACTCTAGCCATACTTAGTGATTAAGTACCTTTGAATCGAATAAGATCAGATACGATCTTGAATAAGATCTAAAGACTGTTTCTTCTGCTAGCTGTTTGAAGACGGGTAACAAAAAGTGTCTCCCGGAGAATAGTAAAAACTGCGtcaggaaagtaaaaaaaaaattagtaaaCGAAAGTGAAGTGTAAAATATTGACCAAAAAGACGAAAACTAAAACAGTATAATTTAAATGCTGATTCATGACTATGTAGCAATGCGCAGCTCGAACCATGTCATTGTGTTTGTGACAGGGACAAATGGAAAACGACCTTCCACATGGTATTTGGTTTTGCCGTATGGCCTGACTAACACGGCAGACATTTTTCAGGCTCTTGTAAATGAGATCTTTAAATACTTGCTCAGATACAGGTAATATTATCTAAGATACAGGCATGACACTGGTTGGAGGGGGCACACCATCCAATTCTAGTTATCACAGATCATAAAAACCTTGATAAACCACTATCTTATACACACTTTGATTTCACAGCGTGTTCTATATGGCCTCCCAGTGTCAAGGAGACAGTGTAGGATGAGAAAACCAAGTTCACCTCAAGGGTTTAGATAGCCTTTTCTGATGGCATATAGGAGATAATTTAAGTCTCATCTCCAGATACTGTAACATCCCAAATCTAATGGCCAAGTGGAACGTCTCAATCAGGAGCCACTACCTACGCTCATATTTTAGTCAAAACCAACAAATATTGAGTGAATTCTTACCCTGGGCAGAATAGGTTAATTTGGAAATGGAAAATTTCTGGATGCTTCTGGACCTAGTACATGAGCAGAATTTTTATTGGTAAAGAGAGGGCGGAAGTGAAAAGAGTGCCAATAAACCTACTTCAACTGAATCTAGTCTTTGTGAGATTGGCTGAACACTTCTTTTTTGAATTTCAACTTAGAACTATTGTTTTAACTTATAGCCATTGTAGGTTGGagactaattttttttctactgtactgtagtcacaatctttaaaaaacacaattaacagTTTGAATTATTACACACAATACAGGAAAATGAGACAAACTTTTGAGTTTGTGTATGATTTCTAGACCAAATGTCCAAAGTGCCCTGAAATGCCAGGAATATTTCCATATTTTGCTTCGATATGTTGCAATCATAAGTtttttggaggatttttttttactctccaTAACTCACAAACTCTTTTAAATAAAACGACTCATTAAGATCATTTGATTGCTTCACCTCTGGGTTTCACGTCCTTGTGGGACGGACTCATTTTATGTGACCTTTCTTTTTTGACAATCAAaccaccggctctgaaccaggaaaagtggttctttagtagcaccaaaacattgctggtatAGATTTAAGAACCACTTGCGTGAGGGGCTGGGAGCAgggttactgtgaccaacaagacaaaaaagaatgTGGTTAGCgccattttaaatcaggatttgcTGCGTTTGGATGACAATGTAGGTTTGCAAAGCcttgagcattaacagtaaagcaacatctgccattgttgatgttgtgtttgctgctgctgcgctaacattgctgtataatgtatacagtgatgtaagCCTCGGCTCAGTAGTGATGCCTCTCTAgtccatggaaaggcaaaccggttcttagaaggctcgccagtggaaccaactttgaaccagcactagctctgaaccagtactcggttctttc from Tachysurus fulvidraco isolate hzauxx_2018 chromosome 2, HZAU_PFXX_2.0, whole genome shotgun sequence encodes the following:
- the LOC113646683 gene encoding serine/threonine-protein kinase pim-1-like isoform X1, whose amino-acid sequence is MGGTSSLERLAPEDRGNYLLPEGENISFPGPLISSQTQKEDVMHFIQRKSQECLQHVEEPNQKEAYFFWKLRELRCNQNGNTLLAEVAVLLFKNYRLLKKLFGFFDQAFEYCKTIATAIASFSQEISKKTTELTIVLSETLHQGIVKEPDWLQSPRQLYADEEIILMTPKGSLMTSAVITLQHPHEECHVTPWEVFESQYTTGELLGKGGYGSVRAGVRKADGKQVAIKHVGKTTNDVFITFPGETQSLPLEVALMEMVSKPSRCEKVLELFEWFNMSDSYILVLERPSPCTDLRQFLNGHNCRLSETLVKQIMRQLVQAARHCNEHGVLHRDIKAENILINTETLELKLIDFGCGCLLQDTPYKCFAGTWAYCPPEWLCEELYLGVPATIWSLGVVLFDMVCGHLPFSCEDDIIDRNMVFTPGLSRGCRDLILWCLHRHPYVRPTFEEILSHEWFEEPQKEVKDQLPLLESQITPWEVFESLYTPGDMLGEGGYGTVCAGYRNADAKQVAIKYVRKSPDNDFITIFGETRSLDWFEMSNCYISVLERPRPCTDVQK
- the LOC113646683 gene encoding serine/threonine-protein kinase pim-1-like isoform X2, coding for MGGTSSLERLAPEDRGNYLLPEGENISFPGPLISQTQKEDVMHFIQRKSQECLQHVEEPNQKEAYFFWKLRELRCNQNGNTLLAEVAVLLFKNYRLLKKLFGFFDQAFEYCKTIATAIASFSQEISKKTTELTIVLSETLHQGIVKEPDWLQSPRQLYADEEIILMTPKGSLMTSAVITLQHPHEECHVTPWEVFESQYTTGELLGKGGYGSVRAGVRKADGKQVAIKHVGKTTNDVFITFPGETQSLPLEVALMEMVSKPSRCEKVLELFEWFNMSDSYILVLERPSPCTDLRQFLNGHNCRLSETLVKQIMRQLVQAARHCNEHGVLHRDIKAENILINTETLELKLIDFGCGCLLQDTPYKCFAGTWAYCPPEWLCEELYLGVPATIWSLGVVLFDMVCGHLPFSCEDDIIDRNMVFTPGLSRGCRDLILWCLHRHPYVRPTFEEILSHEWFEEPQKEVKDQLPLLESQITPWEVFESLYTPGDMLGEGGYGTVCAGYRNADAKQVAIKYVRKSPDNDFITIFGETRSLDWFEMSNCYISVLERPRPCTDVQK